A genomic region of Christiangramia sp. OXR-203 contains the following coding sequences:
- a CDS encoding YeeE/YedE family protein yields the protein MDLIFQGWPWYVAGPLIALIMFLLIFMGKQFGMSSNLRTLCTMCGADKSAGFFDFNWRAQKWNLVVIVGAAIGGFIAMNFLTVDPAVTIHPDTVANLNELGFSSAGEAYLPDELYGIDALTDLKALSILIIGGFLIGFGARWAGGCTSGHAISGLSNLQLPSLIAVVGFFIGGLFMIHVLFPLIF from the coding sequence ATGGATCTAATTTTTCAGGGCTGGCCCTGGTATGTGGCTGGACCGCTTATCGCACTCATTATGTTCCTCCTCATCTTTATGGGGAAGCAGTTTGGAATGTCTTCAAACCTTCGAACTTTATGTACTATGTGTGGAGCAGATAAATCTGCCGGCTTCTTTGATTTTAACTGGAGAGCTCAAAAGTGGAATCTTGTGGTGATTGTTGGAGCTGCCATTGGTGGTTTTATTGCCATGAATTTTTTAACGGTAGATCCTGCAGTTACCATTCATCCAGACACGGTCGCAAACCTTAATGAACTGGGTTTTTCCAGTGCAGGTGAGGCATATCTTCCAGATGAGTTATATGGTATTGATGCTTTAACAGACTTGAAAGCGCTTAGTATCCTGATAATTGGCGGATTTTTGATAGGTTTTGGTGCTAGATGGGCTGGTGGATGTACTTCTGGACATGCAATTTCAGGGCTGAGTAATTTACAGCTGCCTTCGTTGATCGCTGTTGTTGGATTTTTTATAGGTGGATTATTTATGATCCATGTGTTGTTCCCTTTAATTTTTTAA
- a CDS encoding NAD(P)-dependent oxidoreductase, with product MKFNKIVLVDYTKMNDESISKLKEYSEDQVEVYDDYPEDEQTIIERIGDAEAIIVSWHTQITESIIESCSSLKYIGMACSLYDDEAANVAVKFARDQGIEVRGIRDYGDPGVAEFIISELIQLLNGYSGKQWKDMPRELTDLKIGIVGLGTTGKLLADCLKPFGADLYYHSNSRKEDYEEKGLTYLELPELAETCDVLSFHLPKNTQVMTSEYFQKFGNSKIVINTSLGLPFEIDSFSNWIAQDSNFGIFDGDGGKELSEEIKKRENVIAHDKSAGWSSQTLVRLSEKTLQNLADFCDDK from the coding sequence ATGAAATTCAATAAGATCGTTTTAGTGGACTATACGAAGATGAACGATGAGTCCATAAGTAAACTGAAGGAATATTCTGAAGACCAGGTAGAGGTGTATGATGATTATCCGGAAGATGAGCAAACAATTATAGAAAGGATTGGTGATGCAGAAGCAATAATCGTGTCCTGGCATACCCAGATCACTGAAAGCATTATAGAATCCTGTTCGAGCTTAAAATATATAGGAATGGCTTGTAGTCTTTATGATGATGAAGCGGCCAATGTGGCGGTAAAGTTCGCCCGGGATCAAGGGATCGAAGTACGCGGTATTCGCGATTATGGAGATCCCGGAGTAGCTGAATTCATCATTTCTGAATTGATTCAGTTACTAAATGGCTATTCTGGTAAACAATGGAAAGACATGCCCAGGGAGCTCACCGATCTTAAAATTGGAATTGTGGGTCTGGGGACTACCGGAAAGCTGCTGGCAGATTGCTTAAAGCCGTTTGGAGCAGACCTTTATTATCATAGTAATTCCAGGAAAGAGGATTACGAGGAGAAAGGTTTGACTTATCTTGAATTACCGGAATTAGCAGAAACATGTGATGTTCTAAGCTTCCATTTACCAAAAAATACTCAGGTAATGACTTCGGAATATTTTCAGAAGTTTGGAAATTCTAAAATTGTTATCAATACCAGCCTGGGTCTTCCTTTTGAAATTGATAGCTTCAGTAACTGGATAGCGCAGGATTCCAATTTTGGGATCTTCGATGGTGATGGAGGGAAAGAGCTTTCCGAAGAAATAAAGAAACGAGAGAATGTGATCGCCCACGATAAAAGTGCAGGCTGGTCTTCACAAACTCTTGTAAGGCTTTCTGAAAAAACACTACAAAACCTGGCAGACTTTTGTGATGATAAATAG